From Xylanibacter oryzae DSM 17970, a single genomic window includes:
- the ruvC gene encoding crossover junction endodeoxyribonuclease RuvC, producing MEKAEKIILGIDPGTNIMGYGVIKVKGNKAEMVAMGIIDLRKMGDAYIKLGHIFERVTGIINEYLPDEMAIEAPFFGKNVQSMLKLGRAQGVAIAAAIHHGVPIHEYAPLKIKMAITGQGKASKEQVAGMLQKILHIPDDQMGGFMDATDALGAAYCHFMQIDKPVSDKNYNGWKDFVNKNQDRLCKK from the coding sequence ATGGAAAAGGCTGAAAAAATTATACTTGGCATTGATCCTGGTACCAATATTATGGGCTATGGTGTCATTAAGGTAAAAGGTAATAAGGCTGAGATGGTAGCAATGGGCATTATTGACTTACGTAAAATGGGTGATGCTTACATAAAATTAGGACACATTTTTGAACGTGTTACAGGTATCATCAACGAATATCTACCAGATGAAATGGCTATTGAAGCACCTTTCTTTGGCAAAAATGTACAATCTATGCTGAAACTAGGACGAGCTCAAGGAGTTGCAATTGCAGCCGCTATACATCATGGTGTGCCTATTCATGAATATGCCCCACTTAAAATCAAAATGGCAATAACTGGTCAAGGCAAGGCTTCGAAAGAGCAAGTTGCCGGGATGTTGCAAAAAATATTACATATACCAGACGATCAAATGGGAGGTTTTATGGATGCTACCGATGCTTTGGGTGCAGCATACTGCCATTTCATGCAAATAGACAAACCTGTTAGTGACAAAAATTATAACGGGTGGAAAGATTTTGTAAATAAGAATCAAGATAGACTATGCAAAAAATAA
- a CDS encoding DUF6057 family protein → MNFIYHKKKDSTRPMRVLCAIVFIVFSFIYLYDFQDDLLSVAQHVWSSGQTHYNRTVGAIIITIVLQMLQYGIYSITKLHRRSHALSYLPSFLLLMVISYITPDIDKHSSFMTWLWLAPVILVIWYGAVWAAKQFEPYEPEMNDKGYLSRLMWVNMIEIIIMMFVVCLVCGSNDTFRYRMKLENYIISKDYNKAIKVGIGQAKTDSSLTMLRIYALAHEGRLGDHLFEYPLVGGSHSMLPNGTSVKCMMYSTDSLYSFFGAKPKEVLEPKAYFDLMIKKGYPSRQLYDYIICADLMDKNLDAFVKDIRKYYKIGINIPKHYREALTIYTHLRANPVIVYHDNIMDADFQDLQDLIKKNPDLRLRKNAIKDTYNNTYWYYYMYGSK, encoded by the coding sequence ATGAATTTTATATATCACAAGAAAAAAGATAGTACACGCCCTATGAGGGTATTATGTGCTATAGTATTTATAGTTTTCAGTTTCATATATTTATATGATTTTCAGGATGATCTGTTGTCAGTGGCGCAACATGTATGGAGTAGTGGACAGACACATTATAACAGAACTGTAGGTGCAATAATTATAACTATTGTGCTCCAGATGTTGCAATATGGAATATATTCAATAACTAAATTGCACAGACGATCACATGCTCTATCTTACTTGCCATCATTTCTCTTGTTGATGGTCATTAGTTATATAACTCCTGATATTGATAAACATTCTTCGTTTATGACATGGTTATGGCTTGCACCAGTTATCTTAGTAATATGGTATGGGGCTGTTTGGGCTGCAAAGCAATTTGAACCTTATGAACCAGAGATGAATGATAAAGGCTATTTGTCAAGATTGATGTGGGTCAACATGATAGAAATTATAATTATGATGTTTGTGGTATGTCTTGTTTGTGGTAGTAATGATACTTTCAGATACCGTATGAAGTTGGAAAATTATATCATTAGTAAAGACTACAATAAAGCAATTAAAGTTGGAATTGGTCAGGCTAAGACAGATTCAAGTCTTACTATGCTACGTATTTATGCATTAGCGCACGAAGGAAGGCTTGGTGACCATTTATTTGAATATCCACTTGTAGGAGGCTCACACTCTATGCTTCCTAATGGAACTTCAGTAAAATGTATGATGTATTCAACTGATAGTCTATATTCTTTTTTTGGTGCCAAGCCAAAGGAAGTTTTGGAGCCAAAAGCTTATTTTGACCTTATGATAAAGAAAGGATATCCAAGTAGACAATTATATGACTACATCATATGTGCAGATCTGATGGACAAAAATTTAGATGCTTTTGTTAAAGACATTAGAAAATATTACAAAATAGGAATTAACATACCTAAGCATTACCGGGAAGCTCTAACCATTTATACTCATCTGCGTGCTAATCCTGTTATTGTATATCACGACAATATAATGGATGCAGATTTCCAGGATCTTCAAGATCTAATTAAAAAGAATCCAGATTTAAGACTTAGAAAAAATGCTATTAAAGATACATATAATAACACTTATTGGTATTACTATATGTATGGTAGTAAATAA
- the hisG gene encoding ATP phosphoribosyltransferase: MLRIAVQSKGRLFEDTMALLSEADIKVSSSKRTLLVQSTNFPVEVLYLRDDDIPQSVASGVADLGIVGENEFKERNEDAEIVDRLGFSKCRLSLAIPKESKYEGVEWFNGKKIATSYPMILRKFLDKNNVKADIHVITGSVEISPGIGLADGIFDIVSSGSTLVSNNLKEVEVVMKSEALLIRNKQMDEDKMKTLQELLFRFDAVRSAQDKKYVMMNAPKSNLREIVEVLPGIKSPTIIPLADDEWCSIHTVLDEKCFWEIIGKLKELGAQGILVTPIEKMIL; encoded by the coding sequence ATGTTGCGTATAGCCGTACAATCAAAAGGTCGTCTTTTCGAAGACACAATGGCGCTGCTCAGTGAAGCAGACATCAAAGTGAGTTCAAGTAAACGCACTCTTCTGGTGCAATCTACCAACTTTCCAGTAGAAGTGTTATATCTTCGTGATGACGATATTCCACAAAGTGTGGCTAGTGGTGTAGCAGATCTTGGTATTGTAGGCGAAAATGAATTTAAGGAACGTAATGAAGATGCTGAAATTGTAGATAGGCTTGGATTCAGTAAATGCCGCCTAAGTCTTGCAATACCTAAAGAATCTAAATACGAAGGTGTAGAATGGTTTAATGGGAAAAAAATCGCGACTTCATATCCAATGATACTACGCAAGTTTCTTGATAAGAACAATGTTAAAGCAGATATTCATGTTATAACAGGTAGCGTGGAAATTTCACCGGGTATAGGTCTGGCTGATGGCATTTTTGATATTGTCAGTTCAGGATCAACTTTAGTTAGCAATAATCTAAAGGAGGTTGAAGTTGTTATGAAAAGTGAAGCTCTCCTGATACGCAATAAGCAAATGGATGAAGACAAAATGAAGACTCTACAGGAGCTTCTCTTCAGATTTGATGCAGTTAGAAGTGCTCAAGATAAGAAATACGTAATGATGAATGCTCCCAAATCTAATCTTAGAGAAATTGTAGAGGTTTTACCAGGCATAAAGAGCCCTACTATAATACCATTGGCTGATGATGAGTGGTGTTCAATTCATACTGTTCTCGATGAGAAATGCTTTTGGGAAATAATAGGCAAGTTAAAAGAACTTGGTGCACAGGGTATTCTTGTTACACCAATTGAAAAAATGATATTATAA
- the hisC gene encoding histidinol-phosphate transaminase, producing the protein MKSLKELVRPNIWSLAAYSSARNEYSGHVANVFLDANENPYNRPFNRYPDPLQLEVKAKLAPIKRVRPEQIFLGNGSDEAIDLPYRCFCSPGIDNVVAIEPTYGMYKVCADINDVEYRPVLLDDNYQISAEKLLAATDENTKIIWVCSPNNPSGNNIDRDEIVKLVDSFDGIVIIDEAYSDFSSQKPMRDELDKHPNMIVLNTFSKAWGCAAIRLGMAFGNEDIIEIFNKVKYPYNINNLTQNQALEALKDPFEVDKWVRTLLLERSRMIDAFKQLPICEKIYHTDANFFLAKMTDAQKTYDYLVEKGIIVRNRTRIKLCTNCLRVTIGTKNENNELLSALRQY; encoded by the coding sequence ATGAAATCATTGAAAGAATTGGTAAGACCAAATATATGGTCGCTAGCTGCATATAGTAGTGCCAGAAATGAATACAGTGGTCATGTTGCCAACGTATTTCTGGATGCTAACGAAAATCCTTATAATAGACCATTTAATAGATATCCTGATCCATTACAATTGGAGGTAAAAGCAAAACTTGCACCGATAAAGCGTGTTAGGCCCGAACAAATCTTTTTGGGGAACGGAAGTGATGAGGCTATAGATTTACCTTATCGCTGTTTCTGCAGCCCAGGGATTGATAATGTTGTTGCGATAGAACCTACGTATGGCATGTACAAGGTTTGTGCTGACATAAATGATGTGGAATACCGTCCTGTATTATTGGACGATAACTATCAGATATCTGCAGAGAAGTTGCTTGCTGCTACCGATGAAAACACTAAAATTATATGGGTATGCTCACCAAACAATCCGTCTGGTAACAATATAGATCGCGATGAAATCGTAAAATTGGTTGATTCGTTCGATGGAATAGTTATCATTGACGAAGCTTACTCAGACTTCTCGTCGCAGAAGCCTATGAGAGATGAGCTAGACAAGCATCCAAACATGATTGTATTAAATACATTCAGCAAAGCATGGGGTTGTGCAGCAATTCGTCTAGGTATGGCTTTCGGCAACGAAGATATAATTGAAATATTCAATAAAGTTAAATACCCTTACAATATAAATAATCTTACACAGAACCAAGCACTTGAAGCTCTTAAAGATCCTTTTGAGGTAGACAAGTGGGTGCGTACTCTCCTACTCGAGCGTTCGCGGATGATTGACGCATTCAAACAATTACCTATATGCGAAAAGATTTATCATACTGATGCAAACTTTTTTCTTGCCAAGATGACTGATGCTCAAAAAACATATGATTATCTCGTAGAAAAAGGTATAATAGTACGTAATCGTACACGAATAAAATTGTGTACTAATTGTTTGCGCGTAACGATCGGTACAAAAAATGAAAATAATGAATTATTGTCTGCTCTGAGACAATACTAA
- the rsmG gene encoding 16S rRNA (guanine(527)-N(7))-methyltransferase RsmG has protein sequence MDVINKYFTELTAEQQNQFEALDELYRDWNSKINVISRKDIDNLYVHHVLHSLAIGKMIKFKSNTNILDFGTGGGFPGIPLAILFPECKFKLIDGTGKKIMVAKEIAQSIGLKNVNIEHLRGEDEKGKYDFIVSRAVMPLPDLLKIVRKNVSKEQHNAIPNGVICLKGGNLENEINKYKKIAEKTDIISYFDEKWFEDKYLIYLPV, from the coding sequence ATGGATGTTATAAATAAATATTTCACAGAACTTACTGCAGAACAGCAGAATCAGTTTGAAGCATTGGATGAACTGTACCGAGACTGGAACAGTAAGATAAATGTGATTTCACGTAAAGATATTGATAATCTGTACGTACATCATGTATTACATTCATTAGCAATAGGAAAAATGATAAAGTTCAAATCAAACACTAACATTCTTGATTTTGGTACAGGTGGAGGATTCCCGGGGATACCTTTGGCCATATTATTTCCAGAGTGCAAATTTAAACTTATTGATGGAACTGGTAAAAAGATAATGGTTGCTAAAGAAATTGCTCAATCCATCGGACTAAAGAATGTCAATATCGAACATCTTCGTGGAGAAGACGAAAAAGGAAAATACGATTTCATCGTAAGCAGAGCTGTTATGCCTCTTCCCGATTTACTCAAGATTGTCAGAAAAAATGTTTCAAAAGAACAGCACAATGCTATTCCAAACGGGGTAATTTGCCTTAAAGGAGGCAATTTGGAAAATGAAATCAACAAGTATAAAAAAATTGCCGAGAAAACGGATATTATAAGTTATTTCGATGAAAAATGGTTTGAAGATAAATATTTAATATATTTGCCAGTATGA
- a CDS encoding MBL fold metallo-hydrolase encodes MINIQKFVCNMFGENCYVVNDETNECVIVDCGALYEEERNAIVNYITRNNLIPKHLIVTHAHIDHNFGNDTIYKTFGLKPEISAEDEFLMSKLKEQAMDFCQINYKQSIPPVGLYFKENDVIEFGNHKFTIISTPGHTPGSVFFYCKEEKLAFSGDTLFRFSIGRTDFELGSFEDLNNSLHQKIAKMPWDTTVMTGHGEQTTIREEMFSNPYLR; translated from the coding sequence ATGATTAATATACAAAAGTTTGTCTGTAACATGTTTGGTGAAAATTGTTACGTAGTTAATGATGAAACCAATGAATGTGTCATTGTCGATTGTGGCGCTTTATATGAAGAAGAGCGCAATGCGATTGTAAACTATATAACGCGAAATAATCTAATTCCGAAACATCTTATTGTTACGCATGCACATATTGACCATAATTTTGGTAACGACACAATATATAAGACTTTCGGGTTAAAACCGGAAATAAGTGCTGAAGATGAGTTTCTTATGAGTAAGTTAAAAGAGCAAGCAATGGACTTCTGCCAGATAAACTACAAGCAATCAATTCCACCTGTAGGATTATATTTCAAAGAAAATGATGTCATTGAATTTGGTAATCATAAGTTTACCATCATTTCTACGCCAGGGCATACACCTGGTTCTGTATTTTTCTATTGTAAAGAAGAGAAGTTGGCTTTTTCTGGTGATACCTTGTTTCGTTTTAGTATAGGCAGAACTGATTTTGAACTTGGTTCATTTGAAGATTTAAATAATAGTTTACATCAGAAAATTGCAAAAATGCCTTGGGACACAACTGTTATGACGGGACACGGTGAGCAGACAACTATACGTGAGGAAATGTTTTCGAATCCATATCTGCGATAA
- a CDS encoding alpha amylase C-terminal domain-containing protein produces the protein MAEKKVNVNKTKSSKSVEVQTHIGIVNNDSWLEPFEDAIRCRHEYALCKRSQLTKDGDIPLSDFASGYKYFGLHKTENEWIFREWAPNATEIYLVGDFNEWKENDNYKLKRITGTGNWEIKIPKSSIKHGDLFKIHVHWNGGDGERIPAWAQRVVQDENTKIFSAQVWNPDIPYVFKKEKFKANVGPLLIYECHIGMAQDAEKVGTYVEFKDNVLPRIIKDGYNCIQIMAIQEHPYYGSFGYHVSSFFAASSRFGTPEELKELIDTAHQHGVAVIMDIVHSHAVKNEVEGLGNFAGDPNQYFYPGGRHNHPAWDSLCFDYGKDEVVHFLLSNCKYWLEEFHFDGFRFDGVTSMLYYSHGLGEAFCNYSDYFNGRQDDNAICYLTLANKLIHEVNHNAITIAEEVSGMPGLASKFEEGGYGFDYRMAMNIPDYWIKTIKEKKDEDWKPSSIFWELNNRRADEKTISYCESHDQALVGDKTLIFRLIDADMYWHFKIGDENDKVNRGIALHKMIRLITSSTINGGYLNFMGNEFGHPEWIDFPREGNGWSHKYARRQWNLVDNKDLCYHFLGDFDRAMIKLLRGIKNIQNTIVEEILSNDNDQVLAYSRDEFLFVFNFNPTQSFSDYGILVPTGSYEVVLNTDAKEFGGNGLADDKVVHLTNYDPLYVKDHKEWLKLYIPARSAVVLKKN, from the coding sequence ATGGCAGAAAAAAAAGTAAATGTCAATAAGACGAAGTCTTCTAAATCCGTGGAAGTGCAGACTCATATAGGTATCGTTAATAACGATTCTTGGTTAGAGCCATTCGAAGACGCAATACGATGCAGGCATGAATATGCTTTGTGTAAAAGAAGTCAGTTGACAAAAGACGGGGACATACCTTTGTCTGATTTTGCCAGTGGATATAAATATTTTGGTTTACATAAAACTGAGAATGAATGGATTTTTCGTGAATGGGCTCCAAATGCCACCGAAATTTATCTTGTTGGAGATTTTAACGAATGGAAGGAAAACGACAACTACAAGTTAAAACGTATAACAGGAACTGGAAATTGGGAAATTAAAATACCTAAAAGCTCCATAAAGCATGGTGACTTATTCAAAATTCATGTACATTGGAATGGCGGTGATGGTGAACGTATACCTGCTTGGGCTCAGAGAGTTGTACAAGATGAAAATACAAAAATATTTTCAGCACAAGTATGGAATCCTGATATCCCGTACGTTTTTAAGAAGGAAAAATTCAAAGCAAATGTGGGGCCACTTCTCATATATGAATGTCATATTGGTATGGCACAGGATGCAGAAAAAGTAGGAACTTATGTAGAATTTAAAGATAATGTATTGCCGCGTATTATAAAGGACGGATATAACTGTATACAGATAATGGCAATACAAGAACATCCTTATTATGGTTCATTTGGTTACCATGTGAGTAGTTTCTTTGCAGCTTCCAGTCGATTTGGAACTCCAGAAGAACTGAAAGAACTTATAGACACTGCACATCAACACGGTGTGGCTGTTATTATGGACATCGTACATAGCCATGCTGTTAAGAACGAAGTTGAAGGCCTTGGTAATTTTGCCGGTGATCCGAATCAATACTTTTATCCTGGTGGGCGCCACAATCATCCGGCATGGGACAGTCTGTGTTTCGACTATGGCAAAGATGAAGTAGTACATTTCCTATTATCAAATTGCAAGTATTGGCTTGAAGAATTTCATTTTGATGGATTCCGTTTTGACGGAGTTACTTCAATGTTGTATTATAGTCATGGACTAGGTGAAGCCTTTTGCAATTATTCTGATTACTTTAATGGTCGTCAAGATGATAATGCTATTTGTTATCTGACATTAGCCAATAAACTTATTCATGAAGTCAATCATAATGCGATTACCATCGCAGAAGAAGTTAGTGGAATGCCTGGTCTAGCATCAAAATTTGAAGAAGGAGGCTATGGTTTTGACTACAGGATGGCAATGAATATACCTGATTATTGGATAAAGACAATAAAAGAAAAAAAAGATGAAGATTGGAAACCTAGTTCAATATTCTGGGAATTGAACAACCGTAGGGCTGATGAAAAAACAATAAGCTATTGCGAGAGCCATGATCAAGCCCTTGTTGGTGATAAAACTTTAATTTTCAGACTAATTGATGCCGATATGTATTGGCATTTTAAAATTGGAGATGAAAATGATAAGGTGAATCGTGGCATTGCACTCCATAAAATGATAAGGCTAATAACATCATCGACTATTAATGGTGGTTATCTTAATTTCATGGGCAACGAGTTTGGACATCCTGAATGGATTGACTTTCCGCGTGAAGGAAATGGTTGGAGCCATAAATATGCTCGCCGACAATGGAATTTAGTTGATAATAAAGACCTGTGCTACCATTTTCTAGGAGATTTTGACAGAGCTATGATTAAGTTACTAAGAGGCATAAAAAATATACAGAATACAATAGTAGAAGAAATCTTGAGTAATGATAATGATCAAGTGTTAGCTTATAGCAGAGATGAATTTTTATTCGTTTTTAATTTTAATCCTACACAATCATTTAGTGATTATGGCATTCTTGTTCCAACAGGTTCATATGAAGTTGTTTTGAATACTGATGCAAAAGAATTCGGCGGAAATGGTTTAGCAGATGATAAAGTAGTACACCTTACAAATTATGATCCTCTATATGTAAAAGACCACAAAGAGTGGCTTAAATTGTATATACCAGCTCGTTCAGCTGTAGTATTAAAGAAAAATTGA
- a CDS encoding ATP-binding cassette domain-containing protein, which translates to MQKIIEVHNGITRMPEWRMAEPVDFEAVEGEHIAVVGPNGGGKSMFIDIIIGRHPLLMTEPMYDFTPSKKKLVSENIKYITFRDSYGESDGAYYLQQRWNQHDIDENTPTVGRQLEEAYNLVGEDTLERRELQKHLYELFNMNNLLDKYIILLSSGELRKVQLAKTLLSDPRVLIMDNPFIGLDPQTRDQLKDLLKTLSNERALQIILVLSKVDDIPDFITHVVEVKNMKVFAKITKKIYLESRKEISTHILSNEKRQEIINLPYTNKEYDTNEVVKMNKVSIRYGKRTILQELDWTVKNGERWALSGQNGAGKSTLLSLVCADNPQSYACDILLFGNQRGSGESVWDIKKHIGYVSPEMHRAYQKDLPAIRIVASGLKDSVGLYMKPDKSEYECCKWWMNIFGLSGIEDRTFLRLSSGEQRLVLLARAFVKDPELLILDEPLHGLDNINRRMVKDIIETFCMRKNKTLIMVTHYKEELPACITDSIFLQRHI; encoded by the coding sequence ATGCAAAAAATAATTGAGGTACATAATGGTATTACTCGTATGCCTGAATGGCGTATGGCTGAACCTGTTGATTTTGAAGCTGTTGAAGGTGAACATATTGCCGTTGTAGGACCAAACGGAGGAGGTAAGTCAATGTTTATAGATATAATCATAGGAAGACATCCTCTTTTAATGACAGAGCCAATGTATGATTTTACGCCAAGCAAAAAGAAACTAGTTTCTGAAAATATCAAATATATAACTTTTCGTGATTCTTATGGTGAAAGCGATGGCGCTTATTATCTTCAACAAAGATGGAATCAACATGATATTGACGAAAATACACCTACTGTAGGTAGACAATTAGAAGAAGCATATAACCTTGTTGGTGAAGATACACTAGAACGCCGTGAACTTCAAAAACACTTGTATGAACTTTTTAACATGAATAATTTACTAGACAAATACATAATATTATTATCTAGTGGAGAACTGAGAAAAGTTCAATTAGCAAAAACACTTTTATCCGACCCTCGTGTGCTCATAATGGATAATCCTTTTATTGGATTAGATCCACAGACACGCGATCAATTAAAAGATTTACTAAAAACTTTATCTAATGAGCGGGCACTCCAAATCATCCTCGTATTATCCAAGGTTGATGACATACCTGATTTTATTACTCATGTTGTTGAAGTAAAGAATATGAAGGTATTCGCTAAAATTACAAAGAAAATATATCTGGAATCAAGAAAAGAGATTTCTACACATATATTAAGCAACGAAAAAAGACAAGAAATTATTAATTTGCCATACACTAACAAAGAATACGATACCAACGAGGTCGTAAAAATGAATAAGGTTTCTATAAGATATGGCAAAAGAACTATTCTGCAAGAATTAGACTGGACTGTGAAGAATGGAGAACGTTGGGCTCTAAGTGGCCAGAACGGAGCAGGGAAAAGTACTTTGCTTAGTCTTGTATGTGCAGACAACCCTCAAAGTTATGCTTGTGACATTTTGCTTTTTGGAAATCAAAGAGGATCTGGTGAAAGTGTATGGGATATAAAAAAACATATAGGCTATGTATCTCCTGAAATGCATCGCGCATATCAAAAGGACCTACCGGCAATACGTATTGTAGCTAGCGGACTAAAAGATTCAGTTGGATTATACATGAAACCTGATAAATCTGAATATGAGTGTTGTAAATGGTGGATGAACATTTTCGGTCTGAGTGGCATAGAAGATCGTACATTTCTGAGATTGTCAAGTGGAGAACAGCGTCTAGTTCTTTTAGCTAGAGCCTTCGTCAAAGATCCAGAATTGCTTATTCTTGATGAGCCACTACATGGTTTAGATAATATAAACAGACGAATGGTTAAAGATATAATAGAAACATTCTGTATGCGAAAGAATAAAACTCTTATAATGGTAACGCATTATAAGGAAGAGCTGCCTGCTTGCATAACAGACAGTATATTCCTTCAGCGCCATATTTGA
- a CDS encoding RsiV family protein, which yields MKKVLFGTLILSLSIASLTLNSCIKKTKEGKNITFENIKVNKSTNIETGPNSPQCKVNIQLLYATNADGIIGKRINSAIIDKLFAMQKLSAQNAVDSFTNKYLDDYKTNYGPFYKEDKSNPEKKKTYQFFYNLSSETNKGKNGIVVYLIKENFYEGGAHGITQTIVINFDKNTGKVININDVFVPGYENALNGLLLDALLKKTDTKNVDELKSKGYLVSEDIYAPENFIIGDDAITFIYNPYEIAPYSIGKIEIKLEYSDLSKILNKNFK from the coding sequence ATGAAAAAAGTTCTTTTTGGAACATTAATTTTGTCTTTGTCGATTGCAAGTTTAACTCTAAACTCTTGCATTAAAAAAACAAAAGAAGGCAAAAATATTACTTTTGAAAATATAAAAGTTAATAAGTCAACGAATATAGAGACTGGTCCTAATTCACCACAATGCAAGGTTAATATTCAACTGTTATACGCAACAAATGCAGATGGAATTATTGGTAAAAGGATTAATAGTGCAATAATTGACAAGCTGTTTGCTATGCAAAAGTTGTCTGCACAAAATGCAGTAGACTCGTTCACTAATAAATATTTGGACGATTATAAGACCAACTATGGACCATTCTATAAAGAAGACAAATCAAATCCGGAAAAGAAAAAAACTTACCAATTCTTTTATAATTTAAGTAGTGAGACAAATAAAGGAAAAAACGGTATTGTAGTCTATCTTATTAAAGAAAATTTCTATGAGGGTGGCGCACACGGAATTACACAAACAATAGTAATTAACTTTGATAAAAATACAGGTAAAGTAATTAATATAAATGATGTTTTTGTTCCCGGTTATGAAAATGCGCTTAATGGTTTACTACTGGATGCATTATTAAAAAAGACTGATACAAAAAATGTTGATGAACTTAAGAGCAAAGGATACCTCGTTTCTGAAGACATTTACGCTCCAGAAAATTTTATTATTGGTGATGATGCGATAACTTTCATATATAATCCATATGAAATTGCTCCTTATTCTATTGGGAAAATAGAAATAAAACTAGAATACTCTGATTTAAGCAAGATTCTTAATAAGAATTTTAAATAA
- the hisD gene encoding histidinol dehydrogenase yields MNIIKYPKRSEWSRILERPHLDVSQLNATVQNVLERIKHEGDAAVIEFESKFDHVNMTSLAVSEAEMNEAEGLVNDDLHHALVLAHHNIAEFHKSQEFDGKKVETQPGVTCWQKSIPIQKVGLYIPGGTAPLFSTVLMLATPAKIAGCEEIVLCTPPNREGKVNPAILVAAKIAGVNKIYKAGGVQAIGAMAYGTESVPKVYKIFGPGNQYVMAAKQQVSLHDVAIDMPAGPSEVCVIANDTSNHVFVAADLLSQAEHGIDSQVILITTSEEFLNKVNEELKAQLDILPRKDIAAKALDNSKFILVSDMKEAMELSNAYAPEHLIISIDNYESLVDKVINAGSVFLGGYACESAGDYASGTNHTLPTHGYALAYNGVNLDSYNRKVTFQHLTKDGIKSIGHAVEVMAENEQLMAHKNAMTVRIMDIKNK; encoded by the coding sequence ATGAACATTATCAAGTATCCGAAGAGGAGTGAATGGAGTCGCATTCTGGAGCGTCCGCATCTGGATGTTTCTCAACTGAATGCTACAGTGCAAAATGTGCTTGAGAGAATAAAGCACGAAGGTGATGCTGCAGTTATTGAATTTGAATCAAAGTTTGATCATGTAAACATGACTTCATTAGCTGTATCTGAAGCAGAAATGAATGAAGCTGAAGGTTTAGTAAATGATGATTTACATCATGCACTAGTTCTTGCCCATCACAATATAGCAGAATTTCACAAATCACAGGAGTTTGATGGTAAAAAAGTAGAGACACAACCTGGTGTTACTTGTTGGCAGAAATCAATACCAATACAAAAAGTAGGATTATATATACCTGGTGGTACTGCGCCACTATTCAGTACAGTGCTTATGTTAGCTACACCGGCTAAGATTGCAGGATGTGAAGAAATCGTATTATGTACTCCGCCTAACCGTGAAGGAAAGGTTAATCCTGCTATTTTGGTTGCTGCTAAAATAGCAGGTGTCAATAAAATATATAAAGCCGGTGGAGTTCAAGCTATCGGTGCGATGGCCTACGGAACAGAGTCTGTTCCAAAGGTTTATAAAATATTTGGTCCTGGTAACCAATATGTAATGGCTGCCAAACAACAAGTATCTCTTCACGACGTAGCTATTGATATGCCGGCTGGCCCATCTGAAGTTTGTGTTATTGCAAATGACACAAGCAATCATGTGTTTGTTGCGGCTGACTTATTATCTCAGGCTGAGCATGGCATAGATTCACAGGTCATATTGATTACCACTTCTGAGGAATTCCTCAATAAGGTCAATGAAGAACTTAAAGCACAACTGGACATTCTGCCACGTAAAGATATAGCAGCCAAAGCTTTAGATAATAGCAAATTTATATTGGTAAGCGATATGAAAGAAGCCATGGAACTAAGTAACGCTTATGCCCCAGAGCATCTAATTATCTCTATTGATAATTATGAATCTCTTGTTGATAAAGTCATAAATGCAGGAAGTGTATTTCTTGGAGGGTATGCATGCGAAAGTGCCGGTGATTATGCAAGCGGCACAAACCATACTTTGCCAACTCATGGCTATGCATTGGCATACAATGGCGTAAATCTAGACAGTTATAACCGTAAGGTTACATTTCAACATCTAACTAAAGATGGTATAAAAAGCATAGGACACGCAGTAGAAGTTATGGCAGAGAATGAACAGTTAATGGCGCATAAAAATGCTATGACTGTACGCATTATGGATATTAAAAACAAGTAA